A genome region from Glycine max cultivar Williams 82 chromosome 5, Glycine_max_v4.0, whole genome shotgun sequence includes the following:
- the LOC100793579 gene encoding SUMO-conjugating enzyme SCE1, with the protein MSGGIARGRLTEERKSWRKNHPHGFVAKPETLPDGTVNLMVWHCTIPGKTGTDWEGGYFPLTLHFSEDYPSKPPKCKFPQGFFHPNVYPSGTVCLSILNEDSGWRPAITVKQILVGIQDLLDQPNPADPAQTEGYHLFIQDAAEYKRRVRQQAKQYPPLL; encoded by the exons ATGTCTGGTGGTATCGCTCGTGGACGCCTCACCGAGGAGCGCAAGTCGTGGCGGAAGAACCATCCCCAT GGTTTTGTTGCGAAGCCGGAGACGCTGCCCGATGGAACCGTGAATTTGATGGTGTGGCATTGCACTATTCCCGGGAAGACTGGG ACTGATTGGGAGGGTGGCTACTTCCCACTTACGCTGCACTTTAGTGAAGACTACCCTAGCAAGCCTCCAAAGTGTAAATTCCCACAAGGTTTCTTCCACCCTAATGTTTATCCTTCTGGGACTGTTTGCTTGTCTATACTTAACGAGGATAGT GGGTGGAGGCCAGCCATAACAGTTAAGCAAATTCTCGTGGGCATCCAAGACTTACTTGACCAGCCAAATCCTGCTGACCCTGCCCAGACAGAAGGCTATCATCTATTCATCCAG GATGCAGCAGAGTACAAGAGAAGGGTCCGCCAGCAGGCAAAGCAATATCCACCTCTTCTCTAG